The sequence CGGAACCCCTGATCTGATAGTGCAGAGGCTGGCCATCGATGGTGACGAAAGGCATGTCGATAGGTTCGGTTGTCAGTGAATCGGTTGAAGGAAGTCGAGCGAAAGCGCGGGGGCGTGGCATGTGTCGAAGCGACGGTGGCGACGATCTCCGTCCGCCGTTTTCGAATGCGGGGCGCTTGAATTGCCGCGTCACCTTATCTCGGCTGCGTGGCGAACGCAATCTGACCAAACGCTTTCGGGCTGAATGAAGCGCTCGATTTCGAATGGGCGCGTCCGGCACGCGTTTCGAATCCGGCGCTGCGTCGAAATCGACGCCGACTGACGAATTTCCGCGAATGCTCGAGCAAGGGCAGCCGAATACGCGGGATGCGGCGCGCGTTGCGGCATGGGCGTCGTTGGCGAAAGCGTCGGTGCGTCGCGCGTCATGCGTGGCCGGCGGCATCGCGCGGATGGGCTGCGTGTGCGTGTCGCGGCGTTGCGCCCTCGGCTTCCTCGCCGGCTGCGGGCGCGCCGTCTCTCGGCGGCGGGCGCCGCGCTGCGGCGTTCGCGTGTTACGGCGGCGGCATGCATCGTGGCAAGGCCGCCGCCGCTCGCTAGTCAGCGGCTCCGCATGGCGGCCTTGCGTGCGAATGTTTCATGTTTCGTCTCGTACATGCATCGATCAAGCAGGGTTCGGCGAGGTCGTCGCGCTATAGTCGCGATCGTGACGTTTTCGTGACAGTGCGCGCGACGGGGCGTTTCGCCCTGATTGCACGTGCTTTGCCGGCCTGAATGCAGGTTGCCGGCCGTGCCGGCGGCCGCGTGTCGCTCAGGCCGCGGCGGCGCGCAGCCGCGCACGCGCGAAACGCGTCCAGCCGCGGCAGCGGCAATTCGACGCTGCCCGCCCGACGTGCCGACGCGCGCGACGGACCGTACGACCAACCAGAAGACCGAGGAGCAGAAGTGACTGACAAGCATTCCCCGTCGACCGACCTTCCCGAGGACCCCGATCGCCGCCGCGTGCTCGGCGGCATCGCCGCGCTCGGCGCGAGCGTCGCGCTTGGCGGCTGCGAATCGACCGTGTCGAGCGCGCCGCGCTCGGCCGCCGATTTGCGGCTCGACGCCGCGTTGCGCAACGAGGTGCGCAACGTCGTCGTGATCTACGCCGAGAATCGCAGCTTCGCGAACCTGTTCGGCGATTTTCCCGGCGTTCGGCAGCCGCTCGGCGCGGTGTCGCCCGAACGCTACGCGCAGCTCGATCGCGACGGCAAGACGCCGCTGCCGGCGCTGCCCAAGATCTGGGGCGGCCTCGTGCCGCAGGCGCAGGTCGTCGACGGCAAGCGCTACATGATCGGCGAGCGAGACATCACGGGCCTGCCGAACGCGCCGTTCGTGATTCCCGACGCGCAGGGCAAGCCGCTGCCGAACGGCGTCATCACGCGCGACTTGTGGCATCGCTTCTATCAGAACCAGATGCAGATCAACGGCGGCCGCAACGATCAGTTCGCTGCATGGGCCGATTCGGGCGGCCTCGTGATGGGGCATTACCGCAATTCGGCCGAAACGCTGCGGCTTTGGAATCTCGCGCGCCAATACACGCTCTGCGACAACTTCTTCATGGCCGCGTTCGGCGGCTCGTGGCTCAATCACGTTTTCCTGATCTCAGCGCAAGCGCCGCTCTATCCGGACGTGAACAAGAGCCCGGCGAAGCACCTCGTGTCCGTCGTCGAAGGCGACGATCCGACGGGCGCGCGCCTGAAGCTCGCGGCGGATTCGCCCGCGTCGGCGCTCGACGGCCCGCCGAAATTCGAGAACGACGGCCTCTTCACGCCCGACGGCTACGCGGTCAACACGATGGCGCCGCCGTATCAACCGAGCAGCGTGCGGCCGCCCGTCGACGGCAACCAGGCGTATGCGGACCCGTCGAACCCGCGCGTGCTGCCGCCGCAGCATTACGCGACGATCGGCGATCGCCTGTCGGAGAAGGGCATCGACTGGGCATGGTACGGCGGCGCGTGGCAATTCGCGCTCGAGCATCGCGACACGGGCTCGGTGCCGGACTTCCAGTACCACCACCAACCGTTCAACTACTTCGCGAACTACGCGCCGGGTACCGACGCGCGGCGCCGCCATCTGCGCGACGCGGGCCTCGGCGACGATCCGTCGACGAACCATCTGATCGCCGACATCGACGCCGGCCGCTTGCCGTCCGTCACGTTCTACAAGCCGCAAGGCAACCTGAACATGCACGCGGGCTATGCGGACGTCGAATCGGGCGATCGGCACATCGCGGCGGTGATCGAGCGCATCATGCGCGGCCCGCAATGGGCGCACACGGTCGTGATCCTGACGGTCGACGAGAACGGCGGATGGTGGGACCCGGTGTCGCCGCCGAAGGGCGACCGCTGGGGGCCGGGCTCGCGGATTCCGGCGATGGTGATCTCGCCGTTCGCGAAGAAGGGCTACGTCGATCACACGCTGTACGACACGAACTCGATCCTGCGCTTCATCTCGCGCGTGCACGGGCTTGCGCCGCTCGACGGCGTGCTCGCGCGCGAGCGCGCGTTCGCGGCGCGCGGCGCGCAGCCGCCGGGCGACCTCACCGCGACGCTCGATCTCGGCTGACGATCGGCCGCCATGCCGTCGCGAGCGGCAGGCTCGGCGATCGGGCGCGCCCTTGAGCCGGGATCGGGCGAGCCCTTGGGCCGGCATTGAACGTGTGGCCGGCGGCGCGGGCGAGCGAGACCGTCGCGGCGTTCGCGCGGCAGGCTTCGGCGGCGCGCGTGCCTTCGAGGCAAGGCTGCCTGCTCGCTTCGAATGCGCGGCGCACGCCCTTCCTGGGCGAGGCGCGGGCGCACACGCGCGGTTAGCTCTGCGACATCCCGAGCGTCAGCGCGCCCGCACCGATCAGCGCGGCGCCGCCGCCGTAGCCGAAGCGCCGCTGCGCGGCGGCCTCCGTCAGCCGCGCAGCGGCGAAGCGCGCGATGCGCGCATAGCAGGCGGCATTAAGCGTAGCGAGACAGACGAAGGTCGGCAGCAGGATCGCGCACTGCCGAGCGAACGTTTCGTGCGGCGAAATGAACTGCGGAACGAACGCGACGAAGAACACGATGCTCTTCGGATTCAGCGCGGTGACGGCCCACGCGGACAGGAAGCGCCGCTTCGCCGAGCGTCGCTCGACGCTCACTTCCATCGCGCCGACGCGGCGTGCATGCAGGATCGAGCGAATGCCGAGATAGATCAGATAGCCGCCGCCGACGAGCTTGAGCGCGGTGAACGCGGCCGCCGACATCGCGAGCAGCGCGCCCGCGCCCGCGAGGGAGATCGTCATCGCGGTGGTGTCGCCGGCCGCGACGCCTGCGACGGTGCTCCACGACGAACGATTGCGATTCGCGAGCGAATCGCCGATCACGAGCAGGATCGTGGGGCCGGGGATCATCAGAAGCACGATGCTGGCGCCGGCGAATGCGAGCCAGGTTTCGAAGGACATGGTGATCTCCGTTCGCGATTGCGCGATTGCGCGATTCGAGTCGAAAGGCCTCAGTGATCCATGGAGGCGGGCGGATTGTCAAGGTGCGCGCCGGCGAAGTGTGTCCGGCGCGACTCGGCTCGCAAGTGTCGGGCATGAGACGGCGCACGCCGAGCGAACCGCGCCGACGCGTGCAATTCATGGGCGTGCGCGCAAGCCCGCTTGGGGCCGGAGCTTCGCACCCGCGGGATGGGCGCTGGCGCTGCTGAGCGGCTCGCCGCGCCCGGCTCGTGCCCCCGTGTGATCCGGTGGTCGATGCCGACACCGCCCGCCACCAAGCGGTTCATTGCGGTCCCGATCGCTGCGTCGTTGAAGCCAAAGGCGTGTCGTTACCGTGGGAGCGCGCGTCAGCGGCTGCGCAGCACATACACGCCGAGCCACGATGCAATCACGCCGACACGGCCTCCGGATGCGCGCCACGCGATGTCGAGCAGCCGGTTGTATCCCCGCGTCAGGGCCCGCTTGAGCGGGGGCCCGGTATAAAACGACCGCCACAGGCGCGTCCGATACGGATCTTTGAAAAAATAGACGTCGACCATCTCGAGCAGCCCCGCTTCGCCGAACGATATCGGCATGCCGGTCGTGCCGAACGCGTGCCGGATGCTCTGCGGCAGATAGGGGCGAACGTGCGAGAAGTCGTGATAGAAGCGCTCGCCGGGCGTCGGGCTGACGAGGATCATGCGGCTCGCGTCGTGCATGAATGCGCAGAGCCGCGGCACAAGCGTGACGAGGCCGTCCGGCGACACGTGCTCGATCACATGGCTCAGGAAAATGACGTCGAACGGTTGTTGCTGCGAGGCAAGGAAAGCATCGGGTTCGTATGCGGCGTAGCCCTTCGCGCGCGCTCGCGCGACGTAATCGGGATTCGTGTCGACACCCGTCACGTCGAGCCCCAGCGCCGCGAAGCCGTCGAGAAATTTACCGAGTCCGCAACCATAGTCGAGCACGCGCAGCGGCCGGCTGCTTGCATGTTGGAAAGCGCGCATCAACACCATGATGCGCTCGTACTCGAGCGTTTGATAATGCGCAGGTTTTTTCATGTCGACCTTTCCCAATCCTCTTGTCTCGCAGCGATGCACGGCACGGTGTCCGGCAGTGAGCGTCCAACGAGTTGCCATGAGCGCACGGCGAGCCGCCGCATCGTGCGAATCGCGGCAATCTCGTCGTCACCGTTCGACATTCCGATGTCGCGTCGCGTCCAGGCGGCGCATCAACTTACGGCTGCTTGATGAACAATGCGTGTCCGTTCAGGTTGTGGACGAAAAGCCCGTCTCGATGACTTGCGACGATCTCGTTGACGGCGAGCGTGGCGCCTTCGCAACCGAACGTACCGTAGTCGTCGAACACGACGATGCCGCGTGATTCGACGCGAGGCCAGAGTGCATTGAACGAGTCGAGAACCGACCGGTATGAATCGACATCGATGTGCGCGAAACACACGCGATCCGGCATTGCGGCAAGCGTGTCGTCGGGAAAGATTCCACGATGAATGCGGCAGTTGGCGCCGATCGTCTCGAGCAGGCGAACTACCGAATGCTCGTCGGCGTCCGAATGCTCGCCTCCGGAATAAAGCGTGTCGTATTCGGCGTCGCATTTCGCGACGCCACTGAACGTGTCGAAAAGATGCAGCGTCTTTTCGGGTAGCGCACGCGCAATCACGGCCGCCGTTCCACCTCGCCATACGCCGATTTCGATCGCCTCGCCTGCGAGCCGCGCGCACTGCTGCGCGAGCCGATACAGCTCGTAGCAGCGGTATACGTCGACGAGAGTCGATGATTTCGCGAGTGCGTAAACGTCGGCGAAACCGGCGTCGTCGAGCCACGGCGCATATGTCGCGAACGGGATGATCTGTGCGTGACTGTAGCCGTCTTTCAACGTTTCGAAGCGCGTCTGACGCATTCGCTCGAGCAGATCTCTTCGCTCCGCGCGAAGTACGTTCAGGAAGTTCGGCGAGGTCTTGTTGATCATGGCAATGGCAGCGCCTTAGCGCAGAAAGAATTCGACCGTATCGACATCGAGCACCGGCACGTTGCACTTGCGCGCAACGTCGAGACGCTCGGGGAAATGGTTGTCGATGAAGATGGAGCGCGGCGGCACGTGGTCGGCTTTCGACTCGTGCGCGCCGAGCACGACAATGTCGTCGAACAGGCGTGCATCGATCCGCGCGGCCTCGAGCGTCTTCGCGACGTCGAACCGGTGTCGCGTGAGGAGCACGATTCGTTTGCCGGCCGCGATCGACTGATACAGGAACGCGATCGTCTGCGGCACCGCGTAACCGTCGATGATCAGCGTGTCGTCTAGATCGATGCAGACCGCGTCGTATTCGCAAGCGAACGAAGCGCGCGTTGCGATGTTTCGATCAATCAGGCGGATCTGGGCATTCGGCAACGTGACGAGATCGCGGCCGAGGAAATCCTGCACCGCCATCAACGGCAGATTCACGCCGCGCGCGCGCTGCGCGACCATGGTGCCGCCGACACGGCACGCGACCTCGAGCAGTTTCCAGCGGCCGTCGCGATCGGCCTTCAGTTGGAAGAACCACGGGCCGCGAAGCCGCATCCGATTATTGATCGAATGCGCTATCGCATCGATTTCCGGTGTCGAGTCAATGAGGTGCGAACGCATGGCGATGCCCGCCTTCACACGTTCGCGGCTTCGGGGCTGCGCATGCAGCAGGCGCCGCTTGCGATCGGTAAAGCAATCGATCGTCAGCTCTTCGCCGGGGAGATATTCGACGATGAGCGGCGCTTCGACGGCAGCAAGCGCATGGTTCAACTGAAGCATGTCGTGCGCGAGCGTCACGCCTTGGCCGCCTTGTCCGAGGTCCGGCTTCACGATGACGGGCCACGCGTGTACGTCGCCTGCCGATGCGTACGTGCGCGGCACCCACGGTTCGTTGGCGAACAAATAGTAGGTCGAGCTCTTGCGGCGTGCAATTGCCGCGCTTTCGGGGTCGCCGTTGACGAGCGTCATACCCATCTGCGCCGCGCGCGCGGACAGGTATTCGTGCACGGTGTCGTGCGTTGCAAACACGAGATCGATGCGTCGTTCGGCGAGCAAGCGGGCGAACGCCTCGTCGAAGCAAGGATCGCTGATCTTCGGCAAGTCACCGGCGTATCTGGCAAAGCGAAAACGGCCATGGTCATCGACGCTCGACGCACCATGCAATTCGACGTGCACCGAGTAGCGCAGCGCCTGATGGATCTCGGCGGCGTTTTCCGACCCGCACGGAAAGACCAGCACTCGGATCTTGTCGCTCATTTCGGCAAACTCCTTCGCGATGTATCGACCGGAGAAGCTCGCTCGCGCCCGCACACCGCTGCGACGAGGTCGGCGACGCGCGCGACATCGCCTTCCGACATCCGCTGATCGCAAGGCAGGAAAAGCGCTTCGCGCGCGAGCCCGGCTTCCCACGCCGGGACGATTTTGCGTGCGGCGACTTCGGGCCAATAGCCGGGTGTGTAGACGCGCTCGGCCGCGAGCCGCGCACGCGCGCCGTCCGGCGCACCGAGGAACGGATAGCAGAGCGGCACGCCGATGCCTTCCTGCGCGAATGGAAAGTGATTGAGCGCGCCGATCCGCTCGTGCAGGCGCGCGAAATTTTCAAGCCGCCTTACGCGGATCTGCGCATAGTCGACGCTCGCCAACAGGCGCTGCGTTAGTGTCGACATGCGGCGCGGCGGTTGCCGCGATAGACTCGCCTCCGCACGCGCATAATCCGAATAACCGGACTCCGCGCCCGTATCGGTTCGCTTGAGTAAATGCATGAAGCGCCGCGGGGAGTCACGGTCGATTTCGGCGGGCGCGGGGATCGCATGTCGCGACACGAGATAGCCGCCGTCCGGCACGCCGACGAACTTGCGCGGAGAATACAGCGTGGCGGCGCAGTCCGACGGCGGCTCGAAGAACGCTTGCGCGTTGTCGATGACGACGCGCTCACGCGGAAAGCGTCGCAATACGTCGTCGACCTGATGCTGGCAGACGCCGAAATAATTGACGTACACGAGCCACTCGCGTGGCCCGAGCGCGGTATCGGCGGCGCGCAGGCGTTCGTCCAGTGCGTAGCGCTTCACGGGAATGCCTGCTGTCTCCAGCGGCTCGAGCATGCCGTCGCAGATGTAGTGCGGCAGCCATACGGCGTCGGGGCGGCACGCGGAAATGAGGGCGAGGAATGCGGCGCGCGCGGACTGAAACCGCAGCGCGTCACCATGATGCTCACCCGGTGCGCGCGGCAACTCGAGTTGCAGATAGCCGCCGATCGCATCCGTCGTCATGAGCGCGCCTTTTGCATGAGCATCGCGCGCGCTTCGGTGGCGTCATTGAACATGAGGACGTCGATGATCGACAGGCCAGGCACGAACTCGGCGCCGAACTGCCGGTACGGTTCGAGGTTCGGTTCGATGAATTCGAGCGCGATCCCGCGTGCGGCGAATGCCGCGTCGTCGTATAGCGTGCGGCCGCCCGGCAGATTGACGTAGCGCGCCGCGCGTTCGCGCACGCAGATGTCGAGCACGCGCTGCGCGCCTTTCAGCGCATCGTTGCCGTAGCCGGCCGACGACATGACGAAGCGTGTGTCGATTCCCAGGTAATTGCAGACCTCGATCACGCTTCGCGTGGCGAGTGTCGACATGTGTGCCGCTGCGCAACAGAGCACGTCCCCGACGAGCTCGCTCACGCGCGCGTAGTGAGGCGCCTTCCCGTAACCGTGCCGCAGCGCCTCGAGCACTTTCCGCCGCCACCGTTCGGGCGGCTGGATTCGGACGTCGGCGATCTTTTGCGATGGGCTCGCACCCGCGAGCGGCACGGTGAAGTAGTGCGGCCTGCCGTCGAGCAGCATCCGGTTTCGATTGATCCAGCCGTTCTTGATGTAATTGACGTCGTCGTAGAACACGAACGCATCGACCGACGCGGCTAGCTGAAAGTAACCGACGTACGGAAACAGATACGGCTGCATGATCGCAAGCTTCATGGCTGCGGGTGCGCGACGAGATTCACGATGCGGGCAAGATTGCCGTCGGACAGCGCCGGAAAGATGGGCAGGCACAGCACACGCGCCGCGGCGTCTGCGGCGACGGGCAGATTGGGGCGTTGTGCGGACGGCAGCCCTCGGTACATCGGGAAGTCGGAGATCAGCGGATAGAAGTAGCGGCGTGCGTAGATCTCGTGATCGCGCAGTCGCTGATACAGCGCGTCGCGGCTGATCGGATAATCGTCGTCGACGAGGATCGGGAAGTACGAGTGGTTCGCCACCGGCGCGTCGACGGGCGGCAGGCAGCGGATTCCACGTACGTCGGCGAGCGCTTCGCGATACGCGGCCTCGATGTGCGCACGGCGCGCAAGCGCGTCGTCGATGTACTTGAGCTGCAGGAGACCGAATGCCGCGTTGATCTCGCTCATCTTGCCGTTGATGCCCGCCGCGACGACCGTCACTTCGTCGACGAAGCCGAAGTTCTTCAGATGATCGATGTGCTGCTTCGTCTTCGCGTCCGGGCAGACGATCGCACCGCCTTCGAACGTGTTGAACACCTTCGTCGCGTGAAAGCTCAGGATCGACATGTCGCCGTGTTCGAGCACGCTGCCGCCGGGCGTCTTCACGCCGAACGCATGCGCCGCGTCGTAGATCACCTTCAGGTTGTAGTTGTCGGCGATCTTTTGAATCGCGGCGACATCGCACGGCCGGCCGTAGCAGTGCACCGGCATGATCGCTGTCGTCTGCGGCGTGATCGCCGCCTCGATCTTCGCGGGATCGAGGTTCAGCGTGTGAGGATCGATGTCGACGAATACCGGCTTGATCCCGTTCCACAGCAGCGAGTGCGCGGTCGCGACGAACGAATACGGCGTCGTGATCACTTCGCCCGTGATCCGCAGCGCTTGCAGCGCGGTGACGAGCGCGAGCGTGCCGTTCGTGAAGAGCGCGAGATGGTGCACGCCGAGGTAATCGCACAGCGCCTTCTCGAGCTGCTGATGGAACGGCCCGCCGTTCGTCAGCACCTTGCTTTCCCAGATCGCCTCGAGATAAGGCAGAAACTCGGCGAGTGGCGCGAGATGCGGTTGGGTGACGTAAATGCGCTCGTCGGTCCACGGCTCGACGGCGCGCAGCGGCAGTGCGCTCATGGGCGGTCTCCTGCGACGGTTGTCGTTGCGTCGCGCGGCGGTACCGCGAACGGGGCGGGCGGCTGGCCGTCGCACCAGCGGCGCCACATGATGCGCAATGCGTCGGACACGTCCTGCGCGACGCGCTGCGGCTGGAATGCGGCCGAGCGCGCGCAGCGCTCGCGCAGCTCGCCGCGGATGCGTGCGAGCGTCGGGACATCCGATGCGAGCGCGATGCCTTTCGCGACGAAGTCGTCGACATCGTCGGCGACGAATGATTCGAGCCCGACATGCGACATCCACGTGAGGCCGGCGCGGCTCGACGGCGTCTTGCCGCGCATCGTCAGCGTCGGCACGCCCATCCACAGCGCGTTGAGCACGGTCGTCGAGCCGGTGTACGGGAACGTGTCGAGGCAGAAGTCGACGTGATGATGTTGCTGCAGATAGACGGTCGTCGTCGTGCGCGGTTGAAACACCAGCCGGTCGCGTGCGATACCTTCGCGCGCGAACCAACTGGTCAGCGTCTTGCCGATCTCGAGCCGATCTTCGTCGCCCGGCATCGAGCCGACGACGATGCGCGAATCCGGCACCGCGCGCATGACGCGGGCCCACACGGCGATCACGTCGGCGCGCAGCTTGTTCAGGCGGTTGAAGCTGCCGAACGTCACGCGGCCGTTGTGCAGCGCGGGCAGCATGTTGACGGGCGGCGCGTTCGTCGCGGGCGAGAACGTGGCGCCCGACGACAGATGGACGATCTTCTCCGTGTACTGCGCCTCCATCGGGCCGAACGGCACTGCGTACGAGTCGGTGAAGTAGTAGTCGATCGCGTCGAGACCCGTCGTCGCGGGGTAGCCGATCCAGCTGACCTGCACGGGTGCCGGTTTGCGCGCGAACACGGACAGGCGGTTGCGTCCGGAATGGCCCGACAGGTCGACGAGGATATCGATGCCGTCGGCGCGAATGCGGTTGACGAATTGCGCGTCGGTGAGGCCCGCGACCGTATGCCACGCGTGCGAGCATGCGCGCAGGCGCGCGGTGACGCGATCGTCGCGGACGTAGTTGTGATAGAACGTCAGCGACAGCGCCGGGTCCTTCACCAGATGCTCGACGAGCGGCAACAGATACGACGCGACCGCGTGATCGAACAGGTCGCCCGACACGAAGCCGATTCGCAGCCGTCGCTGCGGATCGCGACGGTTGGCATGGCGCGGCCACGCAGCCTTCAGCGGGGCTTCGTGGTGCGCCGCGTAGTCGCGGTGCGCGGCGATGTGCGCATCGATGTCGATGTCGATGCGGTGCGTAAGGTTGAAGAGCAGATTGCTGTGCGCAAGCGTATCCCTTGGATCGAGCTCGAACGCGCGCCGGAAGTATTGCTCCGCTTCGTTGAGCAGCCCGCCTTCGAACAACGTGACCGCGAGCGAGCCGTATGCCGTCGCGGAATCAGGCGCGATCTCGATGGCGCGCTTGCCCGCCTCGATCGCTTCGTTCTGACGGCCGATCGCGGCGAGCACGACGCCGAGCACCCGATGCGCCTCCGCGTAACCGGCGTTGCGCGCGATCGCCTCGCGGCATTGGGACTCCGCTTCCGGCAGACGGTTCGCAAGACGCAACGTGTCGGCGTACAGCACTCGGCAGTTCGAATCGTCGGGCAGGAGCTCGGTGGTGCGGAAAAGGGGTTCCAACGCCTCCACGTATCGGCCGCTGCGATGCAGCGCGAGGCCCAGCACGCGCCAGGCGGGGCCGTGCGACGGATAGCGCCGCGTAAGCGTGCGTGCGGCCTTTGCCGCTTCGGCGTCGCGGCCGTGGTCATAGAGCGTTTCGGCGCGGCTCATCTCCTGGCGGCCGGGGCGGCGCGCGGAGCCGGCGTGCGGCTCGGGCGTTTCCGACGTTTCCGCGGCGACGGGCACGGCCTGTGCCGCGGTCGCGGCAGGCACGATCCCGACGGCGGCAGGCCGACCTTCCTCCGAATGCGCGAGCCGCAACACGATCGTGTCGACGGCTGGCCCCTTGACGCCGAGTTGCTGCGCGAGGTTGAGCGCCGTCCACGCGGCCGCGATCTGACCGGCCTCGATCAGCGCGTTCACATAGCCGACCCAATAATTGCCGTGACGCGGATGCGTGCCGAGCACCATCTCGAAATGCTGCAGCGCGTCGACGGGCGAGCCCGTCTGCACGAGCAGCACCGCGAGGTTGTAGCGGGTGTCCGCGTGCTCGGGCTGCGCGCCGAGGATCGCCTCGTAGAGCGCCCGCGCGTCTTCGAGCTCGCCCTTGTGATGGTGCTCGAGCGCGCTTTGCAGCACGAGCGCGATGTCGGCATTCATTTGCTGCTCGGGGGGGAGCGGGGCGGACGATTCGAAAATGGCGGACATGATCTCGACGAAGTGAGCGAGTTGAACGGATTATCCGATCGCTCCCTGCCGGCCGAAGCGCCGAGCTAAACCCCAAATCCCCGCCAATTTGACGAATCGGGTCGGCGACCTGCGCCCGAGGCGGGCAAAAAAAGGCCCGCACGAAGCGGGCGTCGAGGTGAACGAGCACGCGCCGAAGCGCGT comes from Burkholderia savannae and encodes:
- a CDS encoding tetratricopeptide repeat protein, translating into MSAIFESSAPLPPEQQMNADIALVLQSALEHHHKGELEDARALYEAILGAQPEHADTRYNLAVLLVQTGSPVDALQHFEMVLGTHPRHGNYWVGYVNALIEAGQIAAAWTALNLAQQLGVKGPAVDTIVLRLAHSEEGRPAAVGIVPAATAAQAVPVAAETSETPEPHAGSARRPGRQEMSRAETLYDHGRDAEAAKAARTLTRRYPSHGPAWRVLGLALHRSGRYVEALEPLFRTTELLPDDSNCRVLYADTLRLANRLPEAESQCREAIARNAGYAEAHRVLGVVLAAIGRQNEAIEAGKRAIEIAPDSATAYGSLAVTLFEGGLLNEAEQYFRRAFELDPRDTLAHSNLLFNLTHRIDIDIDAHIAAHRDYAAHHEAPLKAAWPRHANRRDPQRRLRIGFVSGDLFDHAVASYLLPLVEHLVKDPALSLTFYHNYVRDDRVTARLRACSHAWHTVAGLTDAQFVNRIRADGIDILVDLSGHSGRNRLSVFARKPAPVQVSWIGYPATTGLDAIDYYFTDSYAVPFGPMEAQYTEKIVHLSSGATFSPATNAPPVNMLPALHNGRVTFGSFNRLNKLRADVIAVWARVMRAVPDSRIVVGSMPGDEDRLEIGKTLTSWFAREGIARDRLVFQPRTTTTVYLQQHHHVDFCLDTFPYTGSTTVLNALWMGVPTLTMRGKTPSSRAGLTWMSHVGLESFVADDVDDFVAKGIALASDVPTLARIRGELRERCARSAAFQPQRVAQDVSDALRIMWRRWCDGQPPAPFAVPPRDATTTVAGDRP